In Leptolyngbya sp. SIO1E4, one DNA window encodes the following:
- a CDS encoding class I SAM-dependent methyltransferase, with translation MPDTLTKLAYQTFQDSKNYFGLGHKAIATRLRQLLKPGIEVELQSLSPAFLEGLTRRRAELLEADWEDAEAGIYPKSLLFDNPWADFFQYYPAVWFDLPQIWNRVEKKETQTFAQDIDTSRFPRYYLQNFHHQTDGYLSELSANLYDIQVELLFGGAADAMRRRILAPLHQGLATMQTAQAGTQADRISVKAVQQPKVLDVACGTGRTLKMIREVFPEVSLFGLDLSPAYLRKANQTLTETPGTLPQLVQGNAEEMPYRDNYFDGVTCVFLFHELPGPVRQQVMNEAFRVTKPGGTFIICDSIQMIDTPELEPMMSNFPTLLHEPYYRDYTQDNLEHRLETAGFTEITTQLHFVSKYWVARKPVAAMED, from the coding sequence ATGCCTGATACCCTTACGAAGCTTGCTTATCAGACCTTCCAAGACAGCAAAAACTATTTTGGCTTAGGTCACAAAGCGATCGCGACTCGCCTGCGCCAGCTCCTCAAACCTGGTATAGAAGTTGAGCTGCAGTCCTTAAGCCCAGCTTTTCTGGAAGGCCTCACGCGTCGCCGTGCGGAGTTGTTAGAAGCTGATTGGGAGGATGCAGAAGCAGGGATTTATCCTAAGAGTCTGTTATTTGACAACCCATGGGCAGATTTTTTCCAGTATTACCCTGCCGTTTGGTTCGATCTGCCCCAGATTTGGAACCGCGTCGAAAAGAAAGAAACACAGACCTTTGCCCAGGATATCGATACCTCCCGATTTCCCCGCTACTATCTGCAAAATTTTCACCATCAGACTGACGGGTATTTAAGTGAGCTGTCGGCCAATTTATATGACATTCAGGTAGAGCTATTATTCGGCGGCGCTGCCGATGCGATGCGGCGACGAATTTTGGCACCTTTGCATCAAGGGCTGGCAACCATGCAAACAGCCCAGGCAGGCACTCAAGCAGACCGTATCTCCGTCAAAGCGGTACAACAGCCCAAGGTCTTAGATGTGGCCTGCGGCACGGGTCGTACCTTGAAAATGATTCGGGAAGTTTTCCCGGAAGTGTCTTTATTTGGTCTTGACTTATCCCCTGCTTATTTGCGCAAAGCTAATCAGACCCTAACGGAAACCCCAGGGACACTGCCGCAGCTGGTGCAAGGCAATGCAGAAGAGATGCCCTATCGGGATAATTACTTTGATGGGGTGACCTGCGTGTTCTTATTTCACGAGTTACCTGGCCCGGTTCGGCAGCAAGTCATGAATGAAGCGTTCCGGGTGACTAAACCGGGGGGAACCTTCATCATTTGCGACTCGATTCAAATGATAGATACCCCAGAGCTGGAACCCATGATGAGTAACTTTCCGACTCTCTTACATGAGCCCTACTATCGAGACTACACCCAGGATAATTTAGAGCACCGCCTTGAGACGGCTGGTTTTACAGAGATCACGACGCAGCTACATTTCGTGAGTAAGTACTGGGTTGCACGAAAACCGGTTGCGGCCATGGAAGATTAG